GTCTATATTATCACTCATCACAGGATCAAGACCTGTTGTTGGTTCATCATACAGGATGAATTCAGGATCGTCTGCAATTGCACGTGCGAGAGAAACTCTCTTTTTCATTCCACCTGAAAGGTCAGCCGGACTTTGTTTCTGAATTCCCGGCAATCCAACCAGTTCTAATTTATTAGCAACAATCTCCGATATTTTCTTATCCGGATATCTTTTGTTCTCCCTTAAGCTTAAACCTACATTTTCTTCAACATTCATCGAATCGAAAAGTGCAGCACCCTGAAATAGAAAGCCAAATTTCTTTCTAATTGAATACAAATCTTTCCCTTTCATTCCTTGAAGTGATTGTCCCTCAATTATAATTTCGCCGTCATCGGGATCAAGGAGACCAACTATGAGCTTTAATAATACAGATTTCCCGCAGCCGCTTTTTCCTATTATTATCAGAGTCTCGCCGTTATTTATTGTAAGGTTTACACCATTCAAAACCTTTTTATTGCCAAAGCTTTTCTTGATATTTCTAATTTCGATCATGTGTAAAATTATGATTTTATTGTGTAAATTAATACAGAAAATTAATTTCCTTTATACTGAAATCAAGAACACTTATTTTAGTTTAAATTGCACTATTAATGGATTCAGTTGATGAAGTTTTTCCGAAGGAAGTTATTTCCCCTTTAGAAGAAAAATTTG
The window above is part of the Ignavibacteria bacterium genome. Proteins encoded here:
- a CDS encoding ABC transporter ATP-binding protein — protein: MIEIRNIKKSFGNKKVLNGVNLTINNGETLIIIGKSGCGKSVLLKLIVGLLDPDDGEIIIEGQSLQGMKGKDLYSIRKKFGFLFQGAALFDSMNVEENVGLSLRENKRYPDKKISEIVANKLELVGLPGIQKQSPADLSGGMKKRVSLARAIADDPEFILYDEPTTGLDPVMSDNIDELILDLAKKLKVTSIIVTHDIFSVIEIADRVVMMEGGIVYFSGTPKELFESNDSVIKEFLNRTNKQFKKS